The genomic region ACATCCTGCTCGCCCTCTTATTCACCACTCTCCTCCTCACCACCATCATCCGCCAACTCTCCCCACCCCCAAACACCACCACCCATGTCGCCATCTTCTCCCTTCTGGCCATCGCCAGCTTCGCGACCTTGTCCGTCAACATGCTCCACGTGCTGATCCAGTCCTACATCCTCTGGAGCGCACAGACGAGCACGATAGGATTGTTGCGAGCCCCGATATCGCTGGCGAAGGTCTGGCAGTGGTCGGTGCGTTCGACGTTGTTTCGGGATTTCGGGGAGGCGATCGTGGCGGATGAGGTCAGGTATCTGTGGGTGTCGTGGGAGTTGTTGGGGACGTTGTCGATTTGTTTGTATATGGGGGCTGAAGGTACGCTTTCGACTTCGCGCTGGTGAGCAGCGATGCTGATGGTGGTGTAGGCGTACGACGACGAGTCCCCAGGCTGtgggctttcttcgccgtGGCACAGATCCTACCTATATCGTTCACGCAGAACCTCTTCTACGTTGCTGCGTTACGCTCGCCGGCAACTACTGGAGCCGACGCTAGACTGTCGCGCAATATCAGCCTGCGAGCAATAGCGGCATATTGTGTCTGCCTCGCTATTGCACCTTACACGGCTGGTGGACCTTACCTAATCCCCGTCATTCTGTTTGCTCGAATGATGCTGTTCGTGCCACTCGCATTGGCACAGAACAGCAGTCAGAGCACGAGCGAGAAAGGCAGGACCTTCTTCACGCACCAGCTAGCGCAACAAGCGGTTGCACTCTTCGCCATTGCATTGACAGCGAAGCAGGCGTATCTGGTGTACCAGTCAAGAGCGACAATATCAGAGATCTGGCAAGCATTGTTCAGCCATCCAGCAGTCACAGCTCTCGGTGTGGACTTCTTGCTAAGTGCGGTCAGCTTTGTGGTCTGGACACTCTCGCAAAAGGCTATTAGAGACGGCACGCTTCAGGAGAAGAAAGCTTCATGATATGCTGTATCACAATCTAGCTAGCCGACTTGTCTGCTCACTACCTCGCCGTCAGACTACTCGCTTATTCTGCTCATTGATCTGCTCCGCCAGCACCTTCTCATCTCCACCATTGGCCGCGTACCATTTCTGATCAAGATTTCTCAGGTTCAGATACGGCGAGTTGTCCAGCACCCCCGTTCCTGCTCTATTCTCCACAGTCCACCCCATTCCTAGACTCGCCCATTGGTTCTTGTGGTGATACCTCATGTCCATATCCTCATACCTGGGACTAGCAATGACCTGCTGATAGTGCATAGATGACCCAGGCCAGACAGCATTAACTCGGCCGGTGTTATTGTCCTTGTACCAGGAGCGGCAGTCTTCCTTCCAGACAGTGTGTTTGATCCATTCTTGGACATGGTCGTTGAACTGGTCGGTCACGGATTGCTTGGGCGCCCAGCTGTGAACGTTTTCGTTCTGCATCTTCTTGATTATGGAGATAGCGTATTCGGAAACGGTATGGAGCGGTCCCATGACGGATCCGTCCTCAACTGGTCACGTTGGACCAATAAAGGTAATGAAGTTAGGGAAATAAAGAATACCAAGCCCTAGGTACGACTCTGGGCAAACCTTCCACTTGTCCTGCGAAGCATCAGTATAAACCTCCTCACATCACACACTTTTTACTGCAACAAACCTTCAAATCCACCCCACCCCTCCCCACCAGCGGAAACCTCGGCCGATAACTGACATCAAACCCAGTCGCACACACAATCGTATCCACCTCCCTCTCCACCCCATCCGCCCCCACCACTCCCTTCTCCGTCGCCTCCTTCACCGCAGTAAAATGCACATCAACATTCGCCTCCTGGATCGCAACCATTGTTCTCCAGCCAAGTACCTCCAATGTCTGCATTCTTCTCGTAAATGACATGCTCTACGTTCTCACACAGCTTCTGAATCTGATATGCCATCAAGATGCCAGTCACTCCACCCCCGATCGTAAGCACTTTAATCTTGCGATTCTTTGGATCACTGAAAACAGCTGTTAGAACAACTCGCCCCGTTCTTTGCGTCCCATGGAGCTTCACTCACTTCCATGTATAATCCTGGTTAACTTCATATCCACTTGATCCAGGCTGCGAGTAGTCGAACGTCTCGCCAGCGGCAACGGCATTGAGATCTGGAGCCATGATGTTTCCTCCTCGTCGGAAATAGATGGAATGGATTGAGAGGAAGTGGAAAAGGAAGAATAAAGGTGAAGTCAAGTGCAGATCCTACCTGCAGCTTTATACTCTAGACGCCTGTCGACCGTCGTTGCCATGCTTAGACTACAGCGGCACTCGGGCCAGCTCGCATATGTCAGAGGGCAAGCTACACCACAAGGACCTGCGCAATGTGGAGATCTGTACCACTTGGCTGACAGTTGAGGTAGGTGCGCCGCGGTAGGCGCATGAGAGTCGGCATCTCGATATTGAGCTTCGAGCCCGAGCACTGCCATGCATCGGTCGTTTCGTCGAGAGTACGCTCCAATCGTTGACCATCGTAAGCAATTGTTGTGCACGGCAGGACGAAGGAGGGGCAGGCTTTCGGCTATGGTCGTTCAGCCGCAAAGGCATCCAGCTCCACAAGCACCCCGCTTGAAGTAGCACGAGACCTCTGGAGGAGTTTCCGACGCTGTTGCAGCGAGTCGAGCAGTGTCCAGCCCCATCAGTACCATCGGCCGGGCGGATCAATGATCGCGCGCTATCCCAAAGTGACAAGTAGATAGTGCGGCTGCACGATCCTAATGCACGTAGCGCTTCCGTTGCATCGACCAACTCTGCATCGGTCGCGAACCCTGCGTTGGCCCTACATTACGCGAGAGGCCTCAAACATTGGCATGTACGACTCTTGAACTATTCAGCAGTGTGCCGAAGAGCTTGAGGATGTGAGATGGAACGCAATGGGTGCCACTGCTGACAGAATCGCCACAGCCGACCCACTCTACATCAGCTCCTCGTGGCAAACTGTCAGCATTGATGACAACGAGCGGTGGTGTCGGCGTATTCATTTGACAGGGTGCCTCTTGATCTGAAGCTTGCACGCGCCAAGGGGTCCTTCCGGCGCCGTGTGCAGAATTCCATACGTCGAAGTCATCAGGCGTGTCATCTTGAGCATCGTCTGCTGGAGCCGTTTGATGGAATGCCGACCATGCTCGCCGCACAATCTCAGCCCGTTCGCTCGTCGACATGCTTTCATCTTTGTCTTTTGTGATGAAAGCGATGCCATATGTCCACTGTCGAACCTTCATGACGCGGCGAATGCGCTCGAGATGTTGCAGCGCCAGAATCGACTGCTCGGCGAAACCATTCGACTTCGTCGCCAACGGTTGCGGGAGCTCCATACTTGCCGGTATCAGTGGTATTTGGCCGGCGATGAAGACTGGGCCACGGGCGGTATCAGATCCGACAATGTGACTCAGCTTAATGGCTTGTGAGTATGGGCCAATATTCGCTGGAGCCCAGTACGATCTCGATTGGATATGTAAGCCTTCACGAGGTCCACGAGCGAATGCGAAGCTCATTGTCAGCAGCGCCGTTGGTGGAAGGACCTGTGCGCATGCGATCGTCACTCGTGCTGGTGGATTTGGCCAAGTAAAGTAATTGCCGTATACCGTGTTGATGGCCGGGAAGTCATTCATATCGCGCAAGGTGATAATCGTGTATGTGATGTCGCTGAGTTGGTGTCCTGTCAAGGACAGACGATTCGTGGCCTCGTTCATGATGGAGCGTGTTTGCTCTGCTATCGTGCCACTGGCGGCGACCAGGTCGCAAAGACAAGCGACCGAGTCATTGGTGATGTCGTGGTCTGATGTTGGATCAAGAAGCTTTGTGGCAGGGATCTCGTGCTGGGGCAAGCTGTCCAGAACTTCACGAAAGAGTTCTTCGAGCAATGGCGGAGTCCTGATGGAGAGCTTCGGGGTGTCGCTCACAGGTAATGAAATCACAGAAGGTTGCTTAATGCTGACTGAAGCACTGCCAGCTTCACCGGGCATAATCTGGATGCCATCCTCTGGCACATCGATCCTACCCTTCCACAGCGGGGCAGGGCCGCTGATGGCAAGAGTCTCGTACTCACCACCTTCACCAAGCACGGCACCATCATCGGCAGCTCCAAATCGACTTGCGGCCTTGGTAAGCCGTGCGATGGTGCGAGGATTGGCAACATTTTCCCATAGGAAGGTCTCATCCAGCCCTCCCGATGCGACCTTGACGATCCTTGAGTCCTGTCCAACTGCAGCCATGTCCTCCAACAGAGTACTCTGAGTGTGCGGCGGCAAGTTCGGCCATTGCCACAAATACGACAAAGGCGTGAGT from Fulvia fulva chromosome 10, complete sequence harbors:
- a CDS encoding FAD-binding monooxygenase moxY, giving the protein MGPLHTVSEYAISIIKKMQNENVHSWAPKQSVTDQFNDHVQEWIKHTVWKEDCRSWYKDNNTGRVNAVWPGSSMHYQQVIASPRYEDMDMRYHHKNQWASLGMGWTVENRAGTGVLDNSPYLNLRNLDQKWYAANGGDEKVLAEQINEQNKRVV
- a CDS encoding FAD-binding monooxygenase moxY; its protein translation is MAPDLNAVAAGETFDYSQPGSSGYEVNQDYTWKTGRVVLTAVFSDPKNRKIKVLTIGGGVTGILMAYQIQKLCENVEHTLEVLGWRTMVAIQEANVDVHFTAVKEATEKGVVGADGVEREVDTIVCATGFDVSYRPRFPLVGRGGVDLKDKWKVCPESYLGLGILYFPNFITFIGPT
- a CDS encoding Diphthine--ammonia ligase, encoding MRVACPHELGIWTCVEFSPSRPFPSSLYHTAMGLNVVALISGGKDSLFSILHCQANGHKVVALANLHPPHLESGRADDLESYMYQTIGHSIVPLYEEALELPLYRQGILGGAVNQAKSYGRNTTSTQDTEDETESLVPLLQKVIAAHPEVNAVSTGAILSDYQRTRVENVAIRLGLTPLSYLWQWPNLPPHTQSTLLEDMAAVGQDSRIVKVASGGLDETFLWENVANPRTIARLTKAASRFGAADDGAVLGEGGEYETLAISGPAPLWKGRIDVPEDGIQIMPGEAGSASVSIKQPSVISLPVSDTPKLSIRTPPLLEELFREVLDSLPQHEIPATKLLDPTSDHDITNDSVACLCDLVAASGTIAEQTRSIMNEATNRLSLTGHQLSDITYTIITLRDMNDFPAINTVYGNYFTWPNPPARVTIACAQVLPPTALLTMSFAFARGPREGLHIQSRSYWAPANIGPYSQAIKLSHIVGSDTARGPVFIAGQIPLIPASMELPQPLATKSNGFAEQSILALQHLERIRRVMKVRQWTYGIAFITKDKDESMSTSERAEIVRRAWSAFHQTAPADDAQDDTPDDFDVWNSAHGAGRTPWRVQASDQEAPCQMNTPTPPLVVINADSLPRGADVEWVGCGDSVSSGTHCVPSHILKLFGTLLNSSRVVHANV